One Nicotiana tomentosiformis chromosome 4, ASM39032v3, whole genome shotgun sequence genomic window carries:
- the LOC138909909 gene encoding uncharacterized protein: MVRTRATRQDGQPPVPPARATRGRGHGRGRNSGRGVARTTTRATPANPPVALAQKLVLEVDEPVGLAQAPAVPIVIPGFQEVLAEILIVCTSLDQAVSVWTVPTISQAGGGTQTPAAHTPEQVIQGLQTPWVLPAQPVAVSQAQVGPVMSKDEQKRLERFGRLQPLSFSGAESDDAQDFLDRYQRTLHTAYERSRLVGATPLSCNEFSVLFLEKFMPPTRRKELHRQFEQLCQDGLSVTQYEMRFSELARHTVWLVPTKRDRIKRFIDGITYQLYFAMTQESVSGARFDVVVDIAPRLEMVRS, translated from the exons atggtgaggacacgtgctaccagacaggacggacaaccaccagtaccaccagctagggccacgagaggccgaggtcacggtaGAGGCCGTAATAGTGGCAGAGGTGTAGCTCGCACAACAACTAGAGCAACACCTGCAaatccaccagttgctctagctcagaAGCTAGTTCTAGAGGTGGATGAGCCAGTGGGGCtggctcaggcaccagctgtgcccattgtgattccaggctttCAGGAGGTTTTGGCTGAGATTTTGATAGTGTGCACTAGCCTTGATCAGGCAGTTTCTGTTTGGACCGTGCCAACCATTTCTCAGGcagggggaggtactcagactcctgccgcccatactccagagcaggtgatacagggacttcagacaccgtgGGTATtgccagcccagccggttgcagtttctcaggcccaggtgggtcccgttatgagtAAGGATGAGCAGAAaagacttgagaggtttgggagactccagcctctatcattcagtggggctgagtcagatgatgctcaggacttcttggataggtatcAGCGGACTCTTCATACC GCCTATGAGAGGAGCAGGCTAGTCGGTGCTACACCACTTTCATGCAatgagttctctgttctcttcttagagaagtttatgCCACCGACTCGTAGGAAGGAGCTacacaggcagttcgagcagctatgTCAGGATGGcctgtctgtgacccagtatgagatgagattttcagagttggctcgtcacacagtTTGGCTGGTTCCAACTAAGAGGGataggattaagaggttcattgatggaatCACTTATCAGTTGTATTTTGCTATGACTCAGGAGAGTGTATCTGGTGCTCGATTCGACgtggtggttgatattgctccgcgactagagatggttcgtagttaG